In Zea mays cultivar B73 chromosome 7, Zm-B73-REFERENCE-NAM-5.0, whole genome shotgun sequence, the following proteins share a genomic window:
- the LOC100283673 gene encoding uncharacterized protein isoform X1, with product MSFMSPFPGMDLSKMDPGTLTLLGAAGCVMLTMHFTVQLVSQHLFYWKNPKEQKAILIIVLMAPLYAISSFVGLLDIQGSKTFFTFLDAVKECYEALVIAKFMALMYSYLNISISKNIVPDEIKGRVLHHSFPVSLFLPRNVRLEHKTLKLLKYWTWQFVIVRPVCSILIIALQLLGLYPSWVSWTFSIILNFSVSMALYALVLFYHLFAKELAPHKPLAKFLCIKGIVFFSFWQGFALDVLTQAGVIKSHHFWLDVEHIQEAIQNVLVILEMVVFSVIQQYAYHVAPYSGADRAKFEKKNE from the exons ATGTCATTCATGTCTCCATTCCCGGGGATGGATCTAAGTAAAATGGATCCCGGGACTCTGACCCTCCTTGGGGCAGCTGGTTGTGTAATGCTGACTATGCATTTCACTGTGCAATTGGTGTCACAACATCTCTTCTATTGGAAAAACCCCAAGGAGCAGAAAGCCATACTTATTATTGTGCTGATGGCTCCACTATACGCTATCTCTTCCTTCGTGGGTCTTCTTGATATCCAGGGTAGCAAGACATTTTTCACATTCTTAGATGCTGTTAAAGAATGCTATGAGGCACTG GTGATTGCTAAGTTTATGGCATTGATGTACAGCTACTTGAATATATCTATCAGCAAGAACATAGTCCCTGATGAAATCAAAGGGAGGGTGCTTCATCATTCCTTCCCTGTTTCTCTTTTCCTG CCCCGCAATGTCCGATTGGAGCACAAAACATTGAAGCTTCTGAAGTATTGGACCTGGCAATTTGTTATTGTTAGGCCAGTATGTTCCATTCTGATTATTGCACTCCAGCTTCTTGGGCTGTACCCCAGCTGGGTCAGCTGGACGTTTAGTATTATACTGAACTTTTCAGTCTCCATGGCCTTATATGCATTGGTTCTCTTCTACCACTTGTTTGCTAAAGAGCTGGCACCTCACAAGCCTCTTGCAAAGTTCTTGTGCATCAAAGGGATTGTCTTCTTCTCTTTCTGGCAG GGTTTTGCGCTCGATGTTTTAACCCAAGCAGGCGTGATCAAATCCCACCATTTCTGGCTGGACGTGGAGCACATCCAGGAGGCGATCCAGAACGTCCTGGTGATCCTTGAGATGGTGGTGTTCTCCGTCATCCAGCAGTACGCATACCACGTCGCCCCCTACAGCGGCGCTGACAGGGCCAAGTTTGAGAAGAAGAACGAATGA